A region of the Pelecanus crispus isolate bPelCri1 chromosome 1, bPelCri1.pri, whole genome shotgun sequence genome:
CTCTCTGTAATCCCCCTCTGATCTCCCCTTTCTACAGTCTCATAGTCTTCTCCGTCATACAGTTGTTTATGGCAGTGGAAACTAAGGCTGTGTAGCTTATACTGAATCTACAGTCCGAGATAAGCTGTAGACAACagtgggaagagcagagctctcTGCTGTTCAGATCAAGCACAGCACTGCCTCACGACATTGCAAGTGCATTCAACCATGTCACAGAGTTCTTCCTTGAGAGCAGCCCTTGGAAATCATGGCTAGTCATGCAAAAGGcatctgaaaatgtgttttcctccAAAGCTGTCTGAAAGCatataaaatacagcaagtCTTTCAAGCATGAGAAACATATGGCAAAAGAACCAGCAATACACTTTACTGTTTCACTAACAACACAGCTTTGGGATACACAAAAACACGCCCCTGCCAAAACCCTTCCTGTGGCTGTTCTCTCTCTGAAGTAAGCCCAGATTTTTGAGAAACGTATATGATCAGAACTCATTTTGCTCTGCACCTTGAGAGCCCTTATCTCATGTCACACTGCCATCTAGGACTGATTCAAAAGAAAGTACGCCACCTTATGAATGAATACATTTTATCACAGCAACCTCAATGCTTACCTAAACAGATTCAAGTTAAGGCTGTAGACTACAATGAAGCCTATAAAAGATGTGTATTACTTTATCACCATAACACTTTAAGCTGATTGACTGACGTATCTGTCCCTTTAATAAGACAAAGCTGTGCCATTGGGGCACTTTATCATTTTTATAATATGCATTGCAAAACCCCCATATATTTAGGGAAACACACCCACACCTACTTCAGCTAGTACCAACATCCTCTAGCTCCCATACAAGTCAGACTTCTCTGACTCAGgtctatataaaaaaaatactaaaacatttggaaagctgctttccaaTGACGACACCCTCTACTGGACAATTGTATAGCGCAACCGCGCCTGAACTGGAAGCGGCTAGCTGTCCGAAATCACTGCATCAGACTTTACTAATTACGAAACCTGTCTCTGTGCTACAAAGAATACAACGACTTAACAGtggaagctgaaagaaaattctgcagGCGTGTCTAGACAAATGCCTAAAAAACATGCTATGGAAGTTACAGGGTCATTCTTCCACTGGAACACAGACCAAGCCTGCTCAAAGGAATTTCTAGATCAACACCACATACAAGAGCGAATGAGAGAAATTCCGCTAGGAACATTAATGTACAGACAGACTTCCATAAACCTGGCAGACTGCTTTTAGTACCACATCTGCTAGGGACTACCTGAAAACACACAGAGGTCTGCCTTTTCAAGCAGTTTTTTGTTCAAAACCACCTTCAAACATTCATCCCCTTATGCATGCAGAAGCACATCTGTTTCCTTGACTGTTACACTTTACTATTCTTACCAGATTTCAGACCAGAAATTTTGAAGATGGCACTTGGCTTCTCATTAGTGACAAACCCCAGCAGCTGCCACACTGCCATACCACTCTGGTCCGGATAACAAAAATAGACAGATCCTCCCATTCCTTCTGGAAATGGTATTGTTCCCAGCATGAAGACCACTACATGGTTGATGTTTTCATAGTCCGgtaaatcaaatacaaatttgtCTTCAGCCACTTGTTGGGGAGCTGCTTGTACCTAAAAAGAATGAAACCTTTATTAGTATTACTATGTTTTTCATCTTGAACAGTAACTGTGAATTTCCTATTACAGAAATGCACCTAAAGCAGAACACAACAAAAAGTTATGTTTACTAACCTAAATAGCAAATAGCCAGATAAaagtaaaacacagaagaagaaCAACTGCAAAAAGTATCACTAAAAAGCACAACACTCTTGTTCTACCTGCACTGAACATATATCCCACCCGGGACTACAGGATCAGAGCACCTTCGCTCCCCATGTGCgcaggaggaaaacagagcGCAGAAGAGCTTGCCACGTCTATAAGCAGTGGCTCTTGACCACCTGGCTGGCACAACCCCAGGCGCACGGAAACCTGTTCATATAGGAAATACCACAGACCTCGAGGCAGGCGGTAGAAGGGTGGCTGAACGCCAGAGCAAACGGTACCCTGCTCTTTACCCGAGATGCCACAACCTTGCTGCCGACGCACAATCTAGCCTTACAAAGCTGCTTCTAAGCTCCCAGCTGGCTTCTGAGGAGCCCGAGCCTCGCCATTAACAGAGGGGACGGTGCCTCCGGGGACGTGGGGCAGGAGCCAGCcgaggggccgggcgggcgtGAGGAGGACGGCAAGGTCCCCTCTGCCTggggccggccccgggcagcACCCCGCGAGGGGAcaggggagccccggggggcggccccgcggcagCTCCAGCCCGGCCCCGAGCGGGTGGagggccccgcccgccgcccgggcaGCGCTCACCAGCCTGCCCGCCACCAGGCAGCCGAACATGGCGGCGGCCACCGCACCCCCCTCAGACGCTTCGCTGCTCCGCAGCCTCCATGAGCGGCGCCTGCCGGAACCCAGCGCGCCCCGCGCAGCCGGCGCGTCACTTCCGGAGCGCGGCCGGCGCGGCGCAAGCGGGGTGCGGCGCACGGGGTGCAacgcgggcggggcggggccgggccgggaggggAGGTGCGGGCCGGGAGGTGcagcccgcggggccgggccgggccgggccgcgccgcccctcTGCACCCAGCCCGGCGGCTCACCAGCGCTGCCGTGCCTTGCTCTGTGTTCCGAATTAAAACATGAGTGATtccgcacctggaatactgtgtccagttttgggcccctcactactagaaagacattgaggtgctggagcgtgtccagagaagggcgacaaggctggtgaagggtctggagcacaggccttatgaggagcggtgagggaactggggttgtttagcctggagaagaggaggctgaggggagaccttatcgctctctacaactccctgaaaggagggtgtagtgaggtgggtgttggtctcttctcccatgtagttagcgataggacaagaggaaatgggctcaagctgctccaggggaggtttaggctggaaattaggagaaatttcttcatggaaaaggtagtcaagcattggaagaggctgcccagagaggtggtggagtccccatccctggaagtgttcaaaaaacgggtagacgtggcactttgggacatggtttagtgggcatggtggtgttgggttaatggttggcctggatgatcttaaaggtcttttccaaccttaatgattcctagtgttcactttgattaaaaaagattccagccaccaagccaggaaacatgaaattgctactctccccttaattggtttagtggtggacttggtagtgttaggttaatggttggactgggtgatcttaaaggtcttttccaacctaaatgattcgatgattctatgattctatgatttgctcTGAGTactgaagagcagaggaaatatCATATCAGTCTTGATATGGAAGTAAAAGGTGAGATCCAAAGTGTTTAAATCCAGACAGAACTGGCCAAAGCGATCAGGAACGAATAAAACGTGCGTTCTAAAATAATGGTTTGAACCCGTTACTCCCTTTCCCCAAGGCAGCACCCTACCACAAAGCAATTCTGTGTGATTCTTGACATCCCTCCTGTGGTAGCTGGGTCATAACGTACAACAGAGAACAAGATTAATGAACCAGGAGAGAATTAACAGGGAGACATTGATAAGCACTTCCTCCAAGGGAAAATACGGTCTGTAGTTCCAGTGTATGCAATGTCTTTTCAGAATAGGATTCATTAAGCAGATGCAGAAGCCCAGAGCTCCCACACAAACATGGTCGGCAATGACCCAGTCACTCAGGAAgatcagaacagaaataaaacgGAAAGTAACTATCCATTTATACAGTGTAATTCTTTAAAACTTTGTCCACTAATCAACAAGTTATCAAACATGCACAGACTACCTCAAAGGCACTGTTCACAGGTACTAATTTCCATTAAAAGGAGGTGCCGTACTGCCTTctccttcatttaaaaagaagactGATTCTTTGAAGTTTAAAAGCTGCTGGCTCAGAGCTCACTTTTTTGGGAGGGGAGTGAGGGCTTCTGATCGCTACTCCAAAcctgggagaaaaaagagattttcatCAGGGTCAGACAGATGATTGATGTCTCACTAGAGGCCGTGGGAGAAGGGCACTCACAGGCACCACCACCACTACTACTAACTACTAACTACTACCGCCATGGGACATTTTGCTCAAGAAAGATTAAAGTTGTTTTAATTGGCCAACTCCAGGTTAGCAGCCGAGGCTCAACCAGATAGAGACACCCCTCACGATTTTGGGCCCTTTTAGTATCTCTTCTAATCTGATGCTAAGCAGGGCCTCCACTTGATTTTGGACCACACTGAGATCCTTCTCCTGCCTGTTTATCACTGCTGTCTTGTACATGGAGCAGTTCACCAGAGAAATGATCTCATTATACCCCTGGCAAAATCAGTTATcgcattaaaattaaaaacttaacACAGTAATAATATTACCAGCTTTAGGAAGGAGGGGGAATGGCCAGACTTTTCCTGACGACTCCCTCTAAGGGACCTCCTGTCCTCAACAAAGGCAGGCAACTTCTTGTTTTAAACCCATGAAACCTGGCCCTGATGAAGAGATGACTGACAGAGAAGAGGTGCCCGACCTACCTGTGGAAATTTGGTGCCTGGAAGTGGCGGGGTTTAACCTCTCCCCAGATGTCAGAGAGCTTTGtgcatttgccttttctccttcttgctAGGTGCTTAACACCAAGTTTAAAGGCCCCTGTGTGGCATAGGACTTTACAGCCGTAGTGGATCTTTCTACCAAGGGAGATGTTCTAGGGCCTAGTGTCTACTGCaaactgttctttccttttctaagtTGGTTTGTGCACAAGGGAGTAAACATCTATGGAGATCCTTCAGGCTGCTGAATACCGATTTCTTCCTCGAATTGCTCATAGTGGtggtgtttctctctctcatggagcccatttgttttcttctgaggaGAAACATCATCTGGAGATGACTGTAGAAAAGGCTCCTTACCTGTACCAAAATGGAACTTCACTTTTCAAGTTGGGAATCCCAGCCTTCATTCTTAATTGGTTGTGAACTTCCCCAGAAGAATATCTATGGTTTGAATATGTCAGAAACATGACTTTGTGCAGATAGGGCTAATACAGAGATCTTAGAGTCTGTGAAATAAAATCGCTTCTTTAAAAGAGACTCCGCTAGGTCTCTGGCATCTCCCAACCAACTTTTCACAACAGGGACAAGATAAAGCAGGGGACAAAAATTATTCCCAGGAGTAATAATGACTGAAATGAAGTGTTGGACAAGTTCCAGTATAAAAAAGGCCTAAAAGTAGGACAGATGGGGAATTaatggttttagttgtttttaTGACCTGACTGAGCATGTCTGCATGCCATCCTCCTGTGAATCCTCACCAAGATGCTGTTTTAAGAGAGGTGTTGCTAAATTTTCACAGGGTTTCTTCCAGCTCTTGCAGTTGATTTGAAGGAAGGACCAAGGGAAAAAATCAATAGAAGAGAGTCCTCAGTTAGGTGAGCCTCCTCACCTAAGTGGTGGAGGGTACCACTGTGCCTTTGTACCTGTGTGAGTGAGATGTTTCCTTTGGGCAGGCAGACATCCTGTGGCAGAAATCTCCAGGTGGGCTGTCCAGAAAATGGATATACTGTACTTAAATGACTTTCACGCTGTTCAGTGGTATTTTCTGTGCTTACGCCTCCacctaaaatgcattttttttccccttgcaaaaTAGATGGAAATGCTGGCAGAAAAAGAGATAAGGAAGGGAGTATGGTTGTATGATGAGAAGCTTGCCTagctgaagagaaagaacaatACGTATTGAACTGAGATGCTTCAGTAAgaactgtttttgaaaaaacaaaatttcctGGTAATTTCTTTGTCACAACTCTAGAGTTATTTCTCAGAATCCACATAACAAGCAAAGAAACCTTGGAAAGTGGCTCTTCTGCTCAAGTAAAGCCTATTTGTCCAAAGGACAAATTTCTAGGCTATTTCTGGAGAAGCAACAATTGGCTGGTTAGCAGTGAGACCAAGGTAAAGTCCATGGCCAGAAAGAGTTGTTAGGTTCATTTTGTGTGACCTCCCAAAGCCCACTGGAGGAttacttttctaatttttgctATGCAAATGGAAATTGCCTCATGTAGTTTATGATGTCCTGAGTGATATCAGAAGGGTATAGGGGTGGCCAAGTGGAAACTGGAGTGAAAGCAAAATCAAACAGTGACATTGCTGTACAGACTGTACAGAGATGATTAGTGTTATGGAAGTGTCTATGCCTGGTGGAATAGTTAGTTTAGGCTTTATGAAGCCAAACTAGACCATGTGGATTGGATGGCTGGCTAGCTCTTTTCATCAGTAATTTCTTgactgctgtgttttcaaagtGTTTGAGAGAGGTTGGAGCCAGGGTAGTATCTTCATCTAATTACTCCATAGATTGAACTGCTGTACAGAAAATTGCAAGTGATTAAGCTAAGTCAGCACTCCTATTTCACAAGTATGTGACTGAGAAAAAGAAGTCGGTGAAATGCCTGGGAAAGTGAGAAGTGccataaaacaagaaaaagaatgctTCCTGTTATTCTATATGAATGAATGAGAAAGGAACAAGGTTGGTGGAGAGGATACTGGATGAGTAAGTGTGCATGCACTAGGCCCACTTGGCACTGGAAAAATAAGGTGACAGAAACCCGTCAGAAGTGCCAGGAGTGAAAAGTGCTGAGCTTTGGAGAATGATACAGCTTCCTCTGGTTGCTTGAGACACAGGAATCACCTGAATTAGACTTTAACTCTAGGGACCTCTGCCCAAGTACATGCCTGAAACTCATCCTGAGCTTATGATTGTGGGATAAATTAGAAGGTGCTTAtgttcccccaccccaggggtTGTGGGCAGGCAGAAGCAGGAGTGTTCTCAGCCAAGGTATGAGAgagtctttttcctttctgttttagCTAGGCTTTGTTATGATACATCCATGTTAATGCAATCTAGATGTGCAATGAAATCAAGCAGACaacaaaggaagagaatgaaCAGGGAGATGAAGAGAAGCAGTTCAGCTGGTAAATCTCCATAAATTGTGATAAAGATTCCCCCTTTCCTCCAAACCCCACCCTTCCTTCCAAGCAACTCCTTGGTGAAAGAACTTTTGTAACATCCTTCATGGGACATCTGCAGGTTTTGGAGCCTGTGGCCTTCTATCAGACATCCCTCCTGTTCCTGTGGTCCTTGGGCATTGAAAAATACAGGACAAGCCAGTTAGAGGCAGCTGATGGCTACAGGCTTCTCTGTCAGTATCGAGTGTTGCATTCTGCCTTTTCAAATGGGATAGGTTGTCTTTCCTCTCTCAGAGCATTTGAAAAGGCAAAGGTGTCAGCTCCTGTCTTGTTTAGCTCCAAGGTGATTTAGCTGGAAATGTTACCTTAACTGTTGGCTTGGACACAAAAGGCCACTGTATCATGTTACAGAGACTACTGAAAATTCATCCGAAGCAGAACCAAGACTGTATGGCTTGAAATCAGCATGTGgtatttctctgcctttctcctAATACCTAAAAtttaacatctttctttttaattccttaGCACTCTGGAGAAGGTCCACCTACAGGACAAGCACAAAAAGGTATAGGTATAGGTATTGCAGGTTATGTAAATGAGATATGAACAAAACTGAAGTGAAGAATATCATATGAGATGCTAGATAGACCGCTAGATCCTGCACATCGCCTCTTATATGTTCCCTTGCAAGGAGTTAGTTCATTCTTTGAATTTGTAATGCTGTAATAATATGATCAGTAATATGCCTTATTGCTAGTTATCCCCGTTGGCTGACAAGATTTTTGTATAGGCATATATTTTGTAGTATTTGCATGgtaattatatttaaataaaacaaatttcaagTTTTGGATTCATACCCACTTTTTCTtgacaggaaataaaatactgaatgagCAGAGTGTGAGCTTTGGAGGGGTGAGAAAGATCAGCTCCAGATATAGGGATTGCATTTCAGTCTCTATGGGGCACTTCTCTCCCAAGTTAGTGCAATAATTGTTAAACTGCAACCATGTTCTTTTGGTCCAGGGAAGCTCCTATGCTTCATTGCTCATCCCTTCCTGGGTATCAGAGAACAGGCTGCTTGGTCTAGATGGAAACAAATCATTCCTCAATTTGACTGGGAACAGTGTTCTGCACTTTCTATAGAAGCCATTCTTTTAAAtcttgttctgctgtttcttctggtgTTTACACAGGTATTTTCATTCATGCTTCAAACTGAATCATGCCTGGTTTAGTATTTCTGTTACAAATCTCTATAAACCTTCCCTGTTTTTACTGTGCCAGTGCTGCTCTGGGCTCTGAAATCTGTGATTAGATCCATCCCCCTAGGAAATGTTGGGGTCTTTCCTGCAGCCCGGCTCAGCTCTGATGGACATCTGCTGTTGGGTAGGGTCCTCAGCCATCCCACCACAGCCTTGCCAGGCCCTGGGCACTACACCTGTGGCTCATGGTAGAGGCCTATCTCTGGGGAAGCTCCCAGGGTTGCTTTTGTTGCCCACTTTGCAGTACTAGAGCTGTTAGCAAAGGGTGATGCTGCCTTTCCAAATGctaaaaacttaaaaaagacaaaataaggACCCTGGTGCCTGCTACCAGATGGAATAACCAACCTGTGCCTTGCAATGTGTTTGTGTGGGAATTATGAGAGCAAGATCTATTAAAAATCCTGGTGCTAGCCCACTGTTATTGGTATGAGCATAATGGAATAAGTATTTCTGTCTGATTCACCTCTTGGATTTAGCAAGAAGCCCAGGTGTGAGAAGTGTTGAGGCATTAGTGCAGAACTGCCTGCGTCCCAGGCCTCATTTTGGATGTGAACCTTTGCAAGTGAGTTCTCCACTTGGCAGGTGCTTTTCCAGCTGGCCCTGATGAACTGGAAtgaaagaaagtgttttaaagCTTGAGATGTTGCAAATTAGTGGAGGGTGGCCAAGCTCTGCAGTGCAGTCACTGAGGCACAATGAGAAATCTGCTAATTAGGCAAGAGCTCATCTCACATTGCCAATTTGCTATGGACCTCTGAGATTACACCATGTCTAAAAGGCGCAGGGCAATCCCATCTTGTAGGCCTGAGTTCAGCAGGGCTCTCATGCCCTCTTGCTGAGGCAtgagttgtttttttgtttttaaatttaaacctAGTTCTTTAGTATTTGCCTAAAACTTGAGCTTTCCATGCAAGGACAGCAGTGGAGCTATTGCTGCTCCCCTTGCCAAAAGCtgatcagagaatcatagaatcgtttaggttggaaaagacccttaagatcatccaatccaaccattaaactaacattaccaagtccaccactaaaccaattaaggggagagtagcaatttcatgtttcttggcttggtggctggattctttttttaatgaaagtaaaaactaggaatcattaagattggaaaggacctctgagatcatcattccaatcatcaactcaacaccaccatgcccactaaaccatgtccccaagtgccacgtctacccagttttggaacacttccagggatggtgactccacgCCCGGCTATGACGTTGCCCTAGAACGTACTTGTGACGCTTTGATCTGCACTTGAACCCCTACTAAGATCCATGGCTTAGTGCCATTGGTAAAAGAAGGTCATAGGGAGGAGGCATGTTCCCTGTGTGCAATAAGTGAAAGTATTTCCCATTCAGTATTAACAGATAGCGGCACAACACAGGAAGCAGTTATGTGTAGAGAACCTCTGAGAAGGTAGCTGTTCCTGGGTGAGGCAAAGGCATGAATAAGAGGCAGAAACCCCAGGCAAGTTGAGTCCAGACAGGTACAAAACTTCACCCATACAATGGTGGGTGGTGTGCCTGAATACGTACTGGGATCCCACCTGATCACACAGGCTAGCGGCATCTACGGGTATCTGAATGTGGGTGCAGTGAGGTGTGGATGCTGGATGAGCAAAAACTGTGAACagtaacctttttttctgaataaagaGTAATTTTCTTGTACTATGAGCTTGGTCTATTCAAATTAGTCACAGTTGCAAAAGCAACAATTGCTTGTAAAAGGCTGTAAAagctgtagggttttttgttgttctcctttcctctttctctaaATGCCTTTTTCTCGTGGTTTGCCAGTGTGTTTTATTCCCGTCTGTCTAATCTCCAGGCTGTTAATGAGTTCATGAGCCTATGTCACGTCCCTCTTCGCTTGCATCTTTTCCAGCCTGAGGAATCCTAGCCTATGTAGTCATTTAATGTGCAGAAGTTATTCCATATTTTTGATTGTTCTCGTCATTCCTTGGTCACAAGGAAGTTGGGGCTTTGCAACTGCTTTTCCAGGGACagagattttttcccctctgctgctgtAAAAGTGAGGAAGGAACTGGAGAGAATTTCTTCTTGGTGTTCACAGTGTTTCAGGCAGCTGCAACTGCCCAACTATGTATCTGCCAGATCTAGGCTGAGCAAGCTGCCCGTGATCCATTTCCCCCAGATTCACTGCAGGGGAACAATCATCTCTGTAGTCAGTTCTAGCTGTCAGCAGTCAGACAGGCACTAGCCAGATCTGCCCACAGGTGGGTGTCTCTCCCATTTTGGGAAAGTGGTAAAGGTCTCTTTGTCGGCCAGGTAGGATCAGATGATATTGAAGAATAGACTCTTGACCTGTTCCCCTGACTTAATAGGCCTGGGATGTTTCAAGAATTGAT
Encoded here:
- the HIKESHI gene encoding protein Hikeshi isoform X2 → MFGCLVAGRLVQAAPQQVAEDKFVFDLPDYENINHVVVFMLGTIPFPEGMGGSVYFCYPDQSGMAVWQLLGFVTNEKPSAIFKISGLKSGKGSQHPFGAMNLPQTPTVAQIGISVELLENLAQQTPVANAAVSSVDSFTEAQMIPNPSEAFIPANVVLKWYENFQRRLTQNPLFWKT